The DNA segment AAACCATTCAATATTTAAAACTCACCGGCCGGGATGATGAGCAAGTGAAATTGGTGGAGCAATACGCTAAACAAACCGGTTTGTGGGCGGATGATTTAGCCCAAGCGCAGTACGAACGTGTGCTGGAATTTGATTTATCCAGTGTGCAGCGCAATTTGGCGGGTCCATCGAATCCGCATCGCCGCTTGCCAACCAGCCAACTAACAGAGCGTGGTATTGCCGGTGCTTGGCAAGAGTCTGAGGGTGAATTGCCTGATGGTGCGGTGATCATCGCTGCCATTACGTCCTGCACCAACACCAGTAACCCTCGTAATGTGGTCGCTGCGGGCTTGGTCGCTAAAAAAGCTAATCAGTTGGGGTTAGTTCGTAAGCCTTGGGTAAAAACCTCTTTTGCGCCGGGTTCAAAAGTCGCCAAACTTTATCTCGAAGAATCAGGTTTGCTACCGGAGCTAGAACAATTAGGGTTTGGCATTGTGGCGTATGCCTGTACCACTTGTAATGGCATGAGTGGCGCACTGGCCCCTGAGATTCAGCAAGAAATCATCGAGCGCGATGTGTATACCACCGCGGTGCTCTCTGGTAACCGTAATTTTGATGGCCGTATCCATCCTTACGCCAAACAGGCATTTCTTGCATCACCTCCATTAGTCGTGGCTTACTCATTGGCGGGTACAATTCGATTTGATATTGAAAAAGATGCATTAGGCACCAACTCCGCAGGTGAGCCTATTTATCTCAATGATTTATGGCCAAGTGACGAAGAAATCGATGCTGCGGTAAACCAATATGTGAAGCCACAGCAATTCCAACAAATCTATGTGGAAATGTTCGCGCCTCAAACTCATGCGAAACAAAGCGAGCCGCTTTATCAATGGCGTGAAATGAGTACCTATATTCGTCGTCCACCTTATTGGGAAGGGGCGTTGGCGGCAGAGCGTACTTTAGCCAATATGCGCCCGTTAGCGATTTTGGGCGACAACATTACCACCGATCATTTATCCCCATCCAATGCGATTTTAGCCTCCAGCGCAGCAGGAGAATATCTGACGAAAATGGGCGTGCCGGAAGAAGATTTTAATTCGTACGCCACCCACCGCGGTGATCACTTAACGGCCCAACGAGCCACGTTCGCCAACCCTAAGCTGTTTAATGAAATGGTGATGAAAAACGGTCAAGTCGTGCAAGGCTCTTTGGCGCGAATTGAACCAGAAGGCAAAGTGACTCGAATGTGGGAAGCAATTGAAACTTACATGCAGCGCAAGCAACCTTTGATCATTGTCGCAGGGGCAGATTATGGTCAAGGCTCATCACGTGATTGGGCAGCCAAAGGGGTTCGTCTTGCGGGCGTCGAAGCGATCGTGGCCGAAGGGTTTGAGCGTATTCACCGTACTAACTTAGTCGGTATGGGCGTGCTGCCATTGCAATTTAAAGCGGGTGAGGCACGCCATACGTTAGAGCTGGATGGCACTGAAACCTTTGATGTGAAAGGGGAAATCAAACCTGGTGCAGATTTGGTGCTCATCATTACTCGTCGTAATGGCGAAAAATTGGATGTGGCGGTGACATGCCGTTTAGATACCAAAGATGAAGTGTCGGTCTACCAGGCAGGCGGTGTGTTACAGCGCTTTGCTCAGGACTTTTTAATGCAAGAGTGATGGTTTAAGAGGTAAATATCATGGATGAATTAGTTACGGCGTCACAGATTGAGGGGGCGCAAATAAAAATCCCAGCCACCTACATGAGAGGCGGGACCAGTAAAGGTGTGTTTTTTCATCTTGCTGATTTGCCTATTGAAACCCAAAAAGTGGGACAGGCACGAGATGCATTATTGATGAGAATAATTGGCAGCCCTGATCCGTATAGCAAACATATTGATGGGATGGGTGGCGCGACATCCAGTACCAGTAAAGTGGTGATTTTATCGAAAAGTGATGATCCCAATTTTGATGTTGAATACTTGTTTGGCCAGGTGTCGATTGATAAAGCATTTATTGATTGGAGTGGAAATTGCGGCAATTTGTCATCCGCGGTGGGCGCGTGCGCGATTCACATGGGGCTCATTGATTCCGATAAAATTCCTGAAAATGGCCTGTTTGAAGTGACGATCCATCAAGCCAATATTGATAAAGCGATTGTGACCCATGTGCCTATAAGCAATGGCGAAGTGGTGGAAATGGGCGAATTTATGCTGGATGGCGTAGCGTTTCCAGCCGCTGAAATTCAAGTTGATTTTATCGAACCTGCCGCTGGTGAAGGCTCGATGTTTCCAACCGGTAATGTGATTGATACCTTGCAAGTGCCTGGTGTGGGCCTCGTTCAAGCGACATTCATTAATTCGGGCATACCGACTATTTTTATTGATGCTGAAGCGATTGGTTATCACGGCACAGAGTTACAGGAAGACATTAATAATGATGAAAAAGCATTAGCAATGTTTGAAAGTATTCGTGCTTACGGCGCGGTTAAAATGGGTTTAATTGACGGCGTAGAGCAAGCACAAACACGTCAGCATACCCCAAAAGTGGCTTTCGTTAGCCCACCGAAAAGCTATGTAACTTCAAGCGGGCAATTGATTGAAGATGACGATATTGACGTGCTTGTACGTGCACTGTCGATGGGCAAATTACACCATGCCATGATGGGAACGGCCGCTGTGGCGATTGGTTCGGCGGCGAGTATTCCGGGTACGGTTGTCAACCGTGCTGCTGGTGGTGGAGAACGCGATTCAGTGGTGTTTGGACATCCATCGGGCACACTCAAAGTCGGGGCGAAAGCCGTATATAGTCAAGGTCCTGATGGTGCTAAAGGTTGGAAAATCGAAAAAGCCAGCATGAGCCGCAGCGCACGCATTCTCATGGAAGGATGGGTGAGGGTTCCGGTAAGTGGATAAATTTTTAGTAGCTCCTCTTAATATGATGGACTTTTTGAGCATCAGATAGTGTGCTAGATATCTATCTATAATGTTAATTGAAACGCGGTTTGCACAATTGCGATATTCCAATGACCCCAAGACTTGATAAACTGAGTCTAATTCTAGGTTTCATAATTTATGGAAGACTTATGCTGCAACAAACTGTGTATTTTTCTGATGACGAACGTGTCAATCTCACTTGTTATATTCAGCCCAAGTGTAGTGAGCTACCCAATCAACAGTCATTGCCTGCTGTGATTATTTTCCCAGGTGGTGGTTATAAAATGTTATCTGAGCGAGAGTCAGATCCGGTGGCGCTTACTTTTTTAGCGCAAGGCTACAACGTGTTTATTTTGCGTTATTCCATTCAACACTATGCGGGGTTTCCACAGCCGATGTTGGAAGCCTTTCAGGTAATTAAACATGTTCGAGAGAATGCACAGGACTACAATATTCACCCGGACA comes from the Vibrio gangliei genome and includes:
- the acnD gene encoding Fe/S-dependent 2-methylisocitrate dehydratase AcnD; this encodes MNNQYRKVLPGTGLEYFDAKAAVEEIQAGAYQTLPYTSRVLAENLVRHCEPQDLQASLIQLIERKRDLDFPWYPARVVCHDILGQTALVDLAGLRDAIASQGGDPAKVNPVVETQLIVDHSLAVEHAGFEADAFAKNRAIEDRRNEDRFHFIEWCKTAFENVSVIPAGNGIMHQINLEKMSPVVQVQKGIAFPDTCVGTDSHTPHVDALGVIAIGVGGLEAETVMLGRPSMMRLPDIVGVKLNGKRQPGITATDIVLAITEFLRSQKVVSSYLEFFGEGARDLTIGDRATISNMTPEYGATAGMFYIDEQTIQYLKLTGRDDEQVKLVEQYAKQTGLWADDLAQAQYERVLEFDLSSVQRNLAGPSNPHRRLPTSQLTERGIAGAWQESEGELPDGAVIIAAITSCTNTSNPRNVVAAGLVAKKANQLGLVRKPWVKTSFAPGSKVAKLYLEESGLLPELEQLGFGIVAYACTTCNGMSGALAPEIQQEIIERDVYTTAVLSGNRNFDGRIHPYAKQAFLASPPLVVAYSLAGTIRFDIEKDALGTNSAGEPIYLNDLWPSDEEIDAAVNQYVKPQQFQQIYVEMFAPQTHAKQSEPLYQWREMSTYIRRPPYWEGALAAERTLANMRPLAILGDNITTDHLSPSNAILASSAAGEYLTKMGVPEEDFNSYATHRGDHLTAQRATFANPKLFNEMVMKNGQVVQGSLARIEPEGKVTRMWEAIETYMQRKQPLIIVAGADYGQGSSRDWAAKGVRLAGVEAIVAEGFERIHRTNLVGMGVLPLQFKAGEARHTLELDGTETFDVKGEIKPGADLVLIITRRNGEKLDVAVTCRLDTKDEVSVYQAGGVLQRFAQDFLMQE
- the prpF gene encoding 2-methylaconitate cis-trans isomerase PrpF — its product is MDELVTASQIEGAQIKIPATYMRGGTSKGVFFHLADLPIETQKVGQARDALLMRIIGSPDPYSKHIDGMGGATSSTSKVVILSKSDDPNFDVEYLFGQVSIDKAFIDWSGNCGNLSSAVGACAIHMGLIDSDKIPENGLFEVTIHQANIDKAIVTHVPISNGEVVEMGEFMLDGVAFPAAEIQVDFIEPAAGEGSMFPTGNVIDTLQVPGVGLVQATFINSGIPTIFIDAEAIGYHGTELQEDINNDEKALAMFESIRAYGAVKMGLIDGVEQAQTRQHTPKVAFVSPPKSYVTSSGQLIEDDDIDVLVRALSMGKLHHAMMGTAAVAIGSAASIPGTVVNRAAGGGERDSVVFGHPSGTLKVGAKAVYSQGPDGAKGWKIEKASMSRSARILMEGWVRVPVSG